The following proteins come from a genomic window of Triticum aestivum cultivar Chinese Spring chromosome 6A, IWGSC CS RefSeq v2.1, whole genome shotgun sequence:
- the LOC123127268 gene encoding U1 small nuclear ribonucleoprotein 70 kDa, which yields MAVNEETSVYVGGLPYDADEDMLRSYFGPCGTIVSVKVINDQRIRGKCYGFVTYTQHRAAQRAILEMDGKQIGNRAVRVNEVRTRGNTRDFGRDGFRRDPVRDGRDVYWDRRDRERSYDRHRDRDPYHDRDSDRPRDHDRDRYDERGGFDHEMDYSMDRDHEGDERRARDLYRGDHDRPVETRMDSDNDRDKENSKGYDSERDKEDKEQPPRKRFSRPKGRESRDISSSSDELRNDAKHQLDKAIQMHEDLENEVSQIRDKVTSKDHHIADLQKKSQKLEDELAAARKVSSERQLTVTKLYKSFLQLQDYNDRAKTAEEDLKALVDSAMAEVDMAEDATTKDGSGYENGMA from the exons aTGGCCGTCAACGAGGAAACGTCCGTCTACGTAGGCGGCCTGCCCTACGACGCCGACGAGGATATGCTCCGCAGCTACTTTGGGCCCTGCGGCACCATCGTCTCCGTCAAG GTGATAAATGATCAGAGAATCAGGGGCAAGTGTTATGGGTTTGTTACTTACACTCAACATAGGGCTGCTCAGCGTGCTATCTTGGAGATGGATGGCAAG CAAATAGGTAATCGTGCTGTGAGAGTAAATGAAGTGCGTACAAGAGGCAACACCCGTGATTTTGGGCGTGATGGCTTCCGACGGGATCCTGTAAGAGATGGAAGGGATGTATACTGGGACCGAAGGGATAGGGAGAGGAGTTATGATCGTCACCGGGATAGAGATCCTTACCATGACAGGGATAGTGATAGACCTCGTGACCATGACAGAGACAGATATGATGAACGTGGGGGATTTGATCATGAAATGGACTATTCCATGGATCGAGATCATGAAGGAGATGAGAGGCGTGCTAGAGACCTTTATCGAGGTGACCATGATCGTCCAGTGGAGACACGTATGGACTCCGATAATGACAGAGACAAGGAAAATTCAAAAGGCTATGATAGTGAAAGAGATAAAGAAGACAAGGAACAGCCACCAAGGAAAAGGTTCAG CCGTCCAAAGGGTCGTGAGAGCAGAGATATATCAAGTTCCAGTGATGAGCTTCGGAATGAT GCAAAACATCAGCTGGACAAGGCCATTCAGATGCACGAGGACCTTGAAAATGAG GTTTCTCAGATTAGAGATAAAGTTACAAGCAAAGATCACCACATTGCAGATTTGCAAAAGAAATCTCAG AAACTAGAGGATGAATTGGCTGCTGCGCGGAAAGTTTCTTCAGAGCGACAATTGACTGTCACAAAG CTGTACAAAAGTTTTCTTCAACTTCAAGACTACAATGACAGGGCCAAGACCGCAGAAGAGGATCTCAAG GCTCTGGTTGATTCTGCGATGGCTGAGGTGGACATGGCTGAAGACGCTACAACCAAAGACGGTTCAGGGTATGAGAACGGCATGGCCTGA